The following proteins come from a genomic window of Nitrospira sp.:
- a CDS encoding Tryptophanyl-tRNA synthetase encodes MTTARRRVLSGMQPSGLMHLGNYLGALENWKALQEQYDCYFFIADWHALSTNYADTSRIRTFVHEMLIDWLAGGIDPERSTIFIQSRIPEHAILHLLLSMVTPVSWLERNPTYKEKQEEIKEKDLTTYGFLGYPVLQAADILLYKPDFVPVGKDQLPHLELTRELARRFNDIYKTAVFPEPKEYLTRFPKVVGTDGRKMSKSYNNTINLSDTEPVVRQKLKTMVTDPARVRRTDPGNPDLCPVYEFHKIYSSQAIQDQVNQDCRTAAIGCIDCKKLVADRMVEQLRPIWDARTKLTQHPSRVEDIVEAGSKRAAAVAGATLREVNDAMKI; translated from the coding sequence ATGACCACAGCACGCAGACGAGTCCTCAGCGGCATGCAGCCCAGCGGTCTCATGCATCTCGGCAACTATCTCGGTGCCTTAGAAAACTGGAAGGCGTTGCAAGAACAGTATGACTGCTACTTTTTCATCGCCGATTGGCACGCGTTGTCGACGAATTATGCCGATACCAGCCGCATTCGTACGTTCGTTCATGAGATGTTGATCGATTGGCTTGCCGGCGGCATCGATCCTGAGCGTTCCACCATCTTTATCCAGTCCCGAATTCCGGAACATGCTATCCTCCACCTCCTGCTGTCTATGGTGACTCCCGTCTCGTGGCTCGAACGCAATCCGACCTATAAGGAGAAGCAAGAAGAGATCAAAGAGAAAGATCTCACGACCTACGGCTTTCTCGGCTACCCAGTCCTACAGGCCGCCGACATCCTCTTGTACAAGCCCGACTTTGTTCCCGTGGGAAAAGATCAACTACCCCATCTGGAGCTGACGAGAGAGCTGGCCCGCCGATTCAACGACATTTACAAAACAGCCGTATTCCCCGAGCCGAAGGAATACCTGACCCGGTTTCCCAAAGTGGTCGGTACCGACGGCCGGAAAATGAGCAAGAGTTACAATAATACGATCAACCTGTCAGACACTGAGCCAGTGGTCCGACAAAAGCTCAAAACCATGGTCACTGACCCGGCGCGCGTCAGACGCACCGATCCAGGCAATCCGGATCTTTGTCCCGTTTACGAATTCCATAAAATCTATTCTTCACAGGCAATTCAGGACCAGGTCAATCAAGACTGCCGAACCGCCGCGATCGGCTGTATCGATTGCAAAAAGCTCGTGGCCGATCGTATGGTGGAACAGTTGAGGCCGATCTGGGATGCGCGCACGAAATTGACTCAACATCCATCCCGCGTCGAAGACATCGTGGAGGCCGGCAGTAAACGAGCAGCCGCGGTCGCCGGTGCGACCCTGCGCGAAGTGAACGACGCCATGAAGATCTAA
- a CDS encoding MBL-fold metallo-hydrolase superfamily, which yields MTALIRKTFSVPPLGCNCSIIGDPVTKQAVVIDPGGAPERILQEVQQLGFTVGRILHTHAHLDHFLASSEIKRATGAAICLHQDDLQLWKNLELQCRVFGVSYVPALPPDHWLADEEKVMLGQVSIVALHTPGHTPGSLSFHVPNDKLLLAGDTLFRGSIGRTDLWGGNFETIEESIRERLYTLDEATTVVTGHGPDTEIGLEKESNQFVRV from the coding sequence ATGACTGCCTTGATTCGGAAGACCTTCTCAGTTCCGCCCCTTGGTTGTAACTGCTCGATCATCGGCGATCCTGTCACGAAGCAGGCAGTCGTCATCGATCCTGGCGGTGCACCGGAGCGAATACTCCAGGAAGTGCAGCAGCTGGGTTTCACCGTCGGCCGCATCCTGCATACGCATGCCCATCTCGATCACTTCCTGGCTTCCAGCGAGATCAAAAGGGCGACCGGTGCGGCAATTTGCTTGCATCAAGACGATCTTCAACTTTGGAAGAACCTTGAACTCCAATGTCGGGTGTTCGGGGTTTCGTATGTGCCGGCTCTGCCTCCGGACCATTGGCTTGCCGATGAAGAGAAGGTGATGTTAGGACAGGTGTCGATCGTGGCGCTTCATACCCCCGGGCATACGCCTGGATCACTGAGCTTCCATGTGCCGAACGACAAACTCCTGTTGGCGGGGGACACGCTCTTCCGGGGCAGCATCGGTCGAACCGACCTATGGGGCGGCAACTTTGAGACCATCGAGGAATCGATTCGTGAGCGACTCTACACCCTCGATGAGGCCACCACTGTGGTGACCGGTCACGGGCCGGACACCGAAATCGGCCTTGAAAAGGAATCGAATCAGTTTGTCCGTGTGTGA
- a CDS encoding 2-methylcitrate dehydratase, translating to MASYKLSAVVALLCLVPVYSIAQGKEPFRSHSDPVQIAEVTVRMSDHGPVVLLQAEGRTIPIFVDLTVALSIQGALNGEKLPRPMSHDLMHTILDAYGGKVTQAVITLKDGTYYGALTVAFKDQVKVFDSRSSDSIALAVHFKAPILVGRDLLETAGKVPEKEKDVEL from the coding sequence ATGGCTTCATACAAGCTGTCGGCAGTCGTTGCGCTGCTCTGCCTTGTCCCGGTTTACTCTATCGCCCAGGGCAAAGAACCCTTCCGCTCTCATTCTGACCCGGTACAAATCGCAGAGGTGACGGTCCGTATGTCGGACCATGGTCCGGTGGTGCTCCTACAGGCCGAAGGCCGGACGATTCCGATTTTTGTCGATCTCACAGTGGCCCTCTCGATTCAGGGCGCCCTGAATGGGGAAAAGCTGCCTCGTCCGATGTCGCATGATCTCATGCACACGATCCTGGATGCCTACGGTGGAAAGGTGACGCAGGCGGTCATCACACTGAAAGACGGGACATATTATGGGGCATTGACCGTGGCATTCAAGGATCAGGTCAAGGTGTTTGACAGCCGATCGTCCGACTCCATCGCCTTGGCCGTGCACTTTAAGGCGCCGATTCTCGTGGGGCGTGACTTGCTGGAAACAGCTGGGAAGGTTCCTGAAAAAGAAAAAGACGTGGAGTTGTAG